One Peptostreptococcus equinus genomic window carries:
- a CDS encoding PLP-dependent aminotransferase family protein produces MKNFDLEKYKFEFQENQIKYIQIYNKIKKMINNGIIKENEALASIRKLSDILNVNKDTVIKAYNLLESELYIYSIKGKGNFARSNQLKSKKIDLKDQDFYRLDTGNPSSEIFPSKNFAKAVHMALDESTENIFAYDEDLGIEELKEKMKEYLSISSSYNNDDELVIVSGAQQGIDVIAKGLINYKDNVIIESPTYSGAIDILNNRNANIISVPMLDDGIDIGVLKQKIKKNKPKLLYIMTNFQNPTGISYSDYKKKKLLELAREYDFYILEDDFISDFKFDMDSISTLKSMDVDSRVIYIKSFSKILMPGIRIGLMSIPKDIYEMRLVSKSLHDISTSTLIQKSLFYYFDRFNWKEHLKCIDKLYSNKYRQVKKYLNDKNKGYFEIKENLGGINFLLKIKEGYSSKEFVDILRNNNVFVRDGSIFYDKQNKDQFFRINIAHEDIERLRLAIDIIFDCADKFYMGVDK; encoded by the coding sequence ATGAAAAATTTCGATTTAGAAAAATATAAGTTTGAATTTCAAGAGAATCAAATTAAATATATACAAATTTATAATAAAATAAAAAAAATGATTAATAATGGCATTATAAAAGAAAATGAGGCATTGGCATCTATTAGAAAGCTATCAGATATCTTAAATGTTAATAAAGACACAGTTATTAAAGCTTATAATTTACTGGAGTCAGAATTATATATTTACAGTATTAAAGGTAAGGGTAATTTTGCTAGATCAAATCAGTTGAAGTCAAAAAAAATAGACCTTAAAGATCAAGATTTTTATAGATTAGATACAGGTAATCCAAGTTCTGAAATTTTTCCCTCAAAAAACTTTGCTAAGGCAGTCCATATGGCTTTAGATGAAAGTACAGAGAATATTTTTGCCTATGATGAAGATTTAGGTATAGAAGAGCTAAAGGAAAAGATGAAGGAATATTTATCTATAAGTTCTTCATATAATAATGATGATGAATTAGTTATAGTATCTGGCGCGCAACAGGGTATAGATGTTATAGCAAAGGGACTTATTAATTATAAGGATAATGTAATAATAGAATCACCAACTTATTCTGGAGCTATAGACATACTAAATAATAGGAATGCAAATATTATTTCTGTTCCTATGCTAGATGATGGTATAGATATAGGTGTACTAAAGCAAAAAATTAAAAAAAATAAACCCAAGCTTTTGTATATAATGACAAATTTTCAAAATCCAACTGGAATAAGTTACAGTGATTATAAAAAGAAAAAGCTTTTAGAATTGGCAAGAGAATACGACTTTTATATATTAGAAGATGATTTTATTAGTGATTTTAAATTCGACATGGATTCGATATCTACATTAAAAAGTATGGATGTAGATTCAAGAGTAATATATATTAAGAGTTTTTCTAAAATATTAATGCCCGGAATAAGAATAGGATTAATGTCAATCCCTAAAGATATATATGAAATGAGATTAGTATCAAAATCTTTACATGATATATCAACATCTACTTTAATTCAAAAGTCTCTATTTTATTATTTTGATAGATTTAATTGGAAAGAACATCTAAAATGTATAGATAAACTATATAGCAATAAATATAGACAGGTTAAAAAATATTTGAATGATAAAAATAAGGGATATTTTGAAATAAAAGAGAATCTAGGAGGGATAAACTTTTTACTTAAGATTAAAGAAGGATATTCCTCAAAAGAGTTTGTAGATATTTTAAGAAATAATAATGTATTTGTAAGAGATGGTTCTATTTTTTATGATAAACAGAACAAAGACCAATTTTTTAGAATAAACATTGCACATGAAGATATAGAAAGATTAAGATTGGCAATTGATATAATATTTGATTGTGCAGATAAATTTTATATGGGTGTGGATAAATAA
- a CDS encoding NAD(+)/NADH kinase, giving the protein MKRNITIRSNNLDISLKIKNILREKFEAIDFQVTDNIQENTELVISIGGDGSFLKAAHELDFPDIPFICVNTGHLGFFAEVLPNESEIDFFIESYIKKDYKINSLDLLELDVIGDGKFKTDYAINELVVRGNKSRTAHLNLYVNKDYMETFSGDGLIISTSTGSTAYNYSAGGSIVDNRLQIMQITPISPISTNAFRSFTSSIILPARNSEISVMPEYKSDNFIIIVIDGEELKYENIIEIKTRLAEKKIKLLRLSGYEFWDRVYMKFLKTFDYKELEKRTIYRDNLINNIK; this is encoded by the coding sequence ATGAAAAGAAATATTACAATTAGGTCAAATAACTTAGATATTTCCCTTAAAATCAAAAATATTTTAAGAGAAAAATTTGAAGCTATAGATTTTCAAGTTACAGATAATATTCAAGAAAATACTGAATTAGTAATATCTATTGGTGGAGATGGTTCATTTCTAAAAGCTGCTCATGAATTAGATTTCCCAGATATACCATTTATATGTGTAAACACTGGTCATCTAGGTTTTTTTGCAGAAGTTTTACCAAACGAATCAGAAATAGATTTCTTCATAGAATCATATATAAAAAAAGATTATAAAATAAACTCACTAGATTTGTTGGAGTTAGATGTTATAGGCGATGGAAAATTTAAAACTGATTATGCTATAAATGAATTGGTTGTAAGAGGTAATAAATCAAGAACAGCTCATTTAAATCTATATGTAAATAAAGATTATATGGAGACTTTTAGCGGTGATGGTTTGATAATATCTACTTCAACTGGTTCTACAGCATACAATTATTCAGCAGGAGGCAGTATTGTAGATAATAGGCTACAAATCATGCAAATTACGCCAATCTCACCTATCAGCACAAATGCTTTTAGAAGTTTTACATCTAGTATTATATTACCAGCCCGCAATAGTGAAATTTCAGTAATGCCTGAATACAAATCTGATAATTTCATTATAATTGTAATAGATGGTGAAGAACTCAAGTATGAAAATATCATAGAAATAAAGACTAGACTTGCGGAAAAGAAGATTAAATTACTCAGACTATCTGGATATGAGTTTTGGGATAGAGTTTATATGAAGTTTTTAAAAACTTTTGATTATAAAGAGTTAGAAAAGAGAACTATATATAGGGATAATCTCATAAATAATATCAAATAA
- a CDS encoding LacI family DNA-binding transcriptional regulator, with translation MVTKKPITIKDVAREAGVSISTVSRVINDSKPVTNEVKQRVLDIIKETGYVPNPLARSLVTKKSQLIGVIVPEVTDTFSAEILNGIEEISKMYDYDILLANTYSEKEAELKNINLLRAKQVEGIVMICWDIDQEVVNVLENSGIPAVFISKTSRDIDIYNVSTQNYPAAKEMTKYLIDKGHKKIALMLTGNENAELADERLEGYKSALKENKIKFDSSIVKTMSGTTYEAGYASTKELLSESKEIPHAIFASSDEVAIGVINACFDLGYKVPEDISVAGFNDVKLAKIYRPKLTTVYQPLFDIGAVAIRMIIKMVKGEEIEDKKVTLPFKIVERESVIDRKTK, from the coding sequence ATGGTAACTAAAAAACCAATTACAATCAAAGATGTTGCGAGAGAAGCAGGGGTTTCTATTTCAACAGTTTCCAGAGTAATCAATGACTCGAAACCTGTTACTAATGAAGTTAAGCAACGTGTTTTAGATATAATAAAAGAGACTGGCTATGTACCAAACCCATTGGCAAGAAGCCTAGTTACTAAGAAAAGCCAGTTAATAGGAGTAATAGTACCTGAAGTTACAGATACATTCTCGGCTGAAATATTAAATGGTATAGAAGAAATATCTAAGATGTATGACTATGATATATTATTAGCCAATACATATTCAGAAAAAGAAGCAGAACTTAAAAATATTAATCTTTTAAGAGCGAAACAAGTAGAAGGTATAGTAATGATTTGCTGGGATATAGATCAAGAAGTTGTAAATGTTCTTGAAAATAGCGGTATACCAGCAGTATTTATCAGTAAAACTTCAAGAGATATAGATATATATAACGTATCTACACAAAATTATCCAGCTGCAAAAGAAATGACAAAGTATCTAATAGATAAGGGCCATAAAAAAATAGCTCTAATGCTAACAGGAAATGAAAATGCAGAACTTGCGGATGAGAGATTAGAAGGGTATAAATCAGCACTTAAAGAGAATAAAATAAAATTTGACTCTTCAATAGTAAAAACGATGAGCGGAACAACTTATGAGGCAGGTTATGCAAGCACTAAAGAACTTTTAAGTGAGTCAAAGGAAATACCACATGCTATTTTTGCAAGCTCTGACGAAGTTGCTATTGGAGTAATAAATGCTTGCTTTGACTTAGGATACAAGGTTCCTGAAGATATATCAGTAGCAGGATTTAATGATGTAAAGTTGGCAAAGATTTATAGACCTAAACTTACTACAGTATATCAACCATTATTTGATATAGGAGCCGTTGCGATTAGGATGATAATTAAAATGGTTAAAGGAGAAGAAATAGAGGATAAGAAAGTTACACTACCATTTAAAATAGTTGAAAGAGAAAGTGTGATTGATAGAAAAACAAAGTAA
- a CDS encoding selenium metabolism-associated LysR family transcriptional regulator, with translation MDIKQLEVFVAVAKHKSFSKAARELFLTQPTVSSHIQNLEMELHTVLLNRSNKTITITDSGKLLYNHAIVILNDCKKALYDIKEYSGKIEGSIHMVCSSIPEAFILPDFLNKFCYKYPNINFTVNHCDSNLVIPEILSERATFGIVGSKTKHSHVDYYDLIDDELVLICPKGTNIENTDGFIDKSKLKDLIYIMRKEGSGTRNLILKTLQSVGINIYSLNTRAIVESNEAIIEMVKSGLGCSFVSKVSVQDMINRNEIDHYYIKDLKFVRNFYFLFSKKKIFTPTENKFLEFFKEYYGITLLDDDLK, from the coding sequence ATGGACATTAAACAACTTGAGGTATTTGTAGCAGTTGCAAAACATAAAAGTTTTTCAAAAGCTGCGAGAGAATTATTTCTTACACAACCTACTGTGAGTTCACATATACAAAATTTAGAAATGGAACTACACACAGTGCTATTAAATAGAAGTAATAAAACAATTACTATAACTGATTCCGGAAAATTATTATATAATCATGCTATAGTAATTTTAAATGATTGTAAAAAGGCTTTGTATGATATAAAAGAATATTCAGGAAAAATAGAAGGTTCTATACATATGGTTTGTAGTTCAATACCAGAGGCATTTATACTTCCTGATTTTTTGAACAAGTTTTGTTATAAATATCCAAATATTAACTTTACTGTAAATCATTGTGACTCAAATTTAGTAATACCAGAAATACTAAGTGAAAGAGCTACTTTTGGAATTGTTGGTTCTAAAACAAAACATAGCCATGTTGATTATTACGACTTGATAGATGATGAGTTGGTATTGATATGCCCTAAAGGAACAAATATTGAAAATACTGATGGATTTATAGATAAATCTAAATTAAAAGACTTAATATATATTATGAGAAAAGAGGGTTCAGGAACTAGAAATCTTATTCTAAAAACACTACAGTCTGTAGGCATAAATATTTATAGCTTAAACACTAGAGCTATTGTAGAGAGTAATGAAGCAATAATAGAAATGGTTAAATCTGGATTAGGTTGCTCTTTTGTTTCAAAAGTATCTGTACAAGATATGATAAATAGAAATGAAATAGACCATTATTATATAAAAGACTTAAAATTTGTGAGAAATTTCTACTTTCTATTTTCTAAGAAAAAAATTTTTACACCTACAGAAAATAAATTCTTAGAATTTTTTAAAGAATATTATGGAATAACCTTACTAGATGATGATTTAAAATAA
- the acpP gene encoding acyl carrier protein, with product MFEKIKEIIVEQLSLDDDSMIDMDTDIQEDLDADSLDAVEIIMAIEEEFDLKVDDEEIDDIRTIGDIINYIENNK from the coding sequence ATGTTTGAAAAAATAAAAGAAATAATCGTTGAACAACTTTCATTAGATGATGATTCAATGATTGATATGGACACAGATATACAAGAGGATCTTGATGCAGACTCACTTGATGCCGTTGAAATTATTATGGCTATTGAAGAAGAATTTGACCTTAAAGTTGATGACGAAGAAATTGATGATATTAGAACTATTGGTGATATTATTAACTACATTGAAAACAACAAATAA
- a CDS encoding CNNM domain-containing protein — protein sequence MLGSSSTWIEIAVLVLLLVSSAFFSASETALLSVNKVKIRHLKEEGVKGANVAESIIDKPKKMLSTILVGNNVANIAATSISTSLMMRLFGQQGIALATAIMTVLILVFCEVTPKTLGANNKEMVSLSVSKIMKVLIFILAPIVFIINLITTIIFKIFRIEDDDPNSLITEEDLKVMVNVSHEEGVLEHEERKIINNVFEFGDMKAEDAMVQRKDMITLALDSTYEEVLECYKEEKMSRVPIYNDGVDDIVGVLNLKDIVFLSDYEEENFSVEKYMRPPYYTYEFKKISQLLEDMKLAKTQIAIVLDEYGGTSGLLTVEDLIEVLVGDIEDEYDEETDEIVKVNESEYLIEGSAKLSDVNDILSIPLESDEFDSLGGYIIGFIDRLPDVGEEFELNESVTCRIVSIDKNRIEMVRAFVKQIEKSDDEISFKEYIEKEQNKDD from the coding sequence TTGTTGGGTTCGAGTAGTACTTGGATAGAAATAGCAGTATTAGTTTTGTTATTAGTTTCTTCAGCCTTTTTCTCGGCGTCTGAAACTGCTTTATTATCAGTCAATAAAGTGAAGATTAGACATTTAAAGGAAGAGGGAGTAAAAGGAGCAAATGTGGCTGAAAGTATAATAGATAAGCCAAAGAAAATGTTGAGTACGATTTTAGTTGGTAATAATGTTGCGAATATAGCAGCTACATCAATTTCAACATCGCTTATGATGCGCTTATTTGGGCAGCAAGGTATCGCACTGGCTACTGCTATAATGACAGTATTGATATTAGTATTTTGTGAAGTTACTCCTAAAACTTTGGGAGCCAATAACAAAGAGATGGTATCTTTATCTGTTTCTAAGATAATGAAGGTATTGATTTTTATACTTGCCCCAATAGTATTTATAATAAATTTAATAACAACAATTATTTTCAAGATATTTAGGATAGAAGATGATGATCCCAATTCACTTATTACAGAAGAAGATTTAAAAGTCATGGTTAATGTAAGTCATGAAGAGGGCGTTTTAGAGCATGAAGAAAGAAAAATAATAAATAATGTATTTGAATTTGGTGATATGAAAGCTGAAGATGCCATGGTTCAAAGAAAGGATATGATTACACTTGCCCTAGATTCTACATATGAAGAAGTATTAGAATGTTATAAGGAAGAAAAGATGAGTAGGGTACCTATATATAATGACGGTGTGGATGATATAGTGGGAGTATTGAACCTAAAAGATATAGTATTCTTGAGCGATTATGAGGAAGAGAATTTTTCAGTAGAAAAATATATGAGACCTCCATATTATACATATGAGTTTAAAAAAATATCCCAGTTATTAGAAGATATGAAATTAGCCAAAACACAGATAGCTATAGTACTTGATGAATATGGAGGCACATCTGGACTCCTAACTGTTGAGGATTTGATAGAGGTTCTAGTAGGTGATATTGAAGATGAATATGATGAGGAAACTGATGAAATAGTAAAGGTCAACGAAAGTGAATATCTAATTGAAGGTAGTGCGAAATTAAGCGATGTAAATGATATATTATCAATTCCTTTGGAATCGGATGAATTTGATTCTTTAGGTGGTTACATTATAGGTTTTATTGATAGGCTACCGGATGTTGGTGAGGAGTTTGAATTAAATGAATCGGTGACATGTAGAATAGTCTCTATTGATAAAAATAGAATAGAAATGGTTAGAGCTTTTGTAAAGCAGATAGAAAAAAGTGATGATGAAATCTCTTTCAAAGAATATATTGAAAAAGAACAAAATAAAGATGATTAG
- a CDS encoding DUF896 domain-containing protein, with protein MDMINEFDKDKLARINELAKISKERGLTNEEADERHQLRQEFLDNFRAGFRQQLSNITVVSPEEQEAIIAKESEKIKNNN; from the coding sequence ATGGATATGATAAATGAATTTGATAAAGATAAACTTGCTAGAATAAATGAATTAGCTAAAATATCAAAAGAAAGAGGTCTTACAAATGAGGAAGCGGATGAACGCCATCAACTTCGTCAAGAATTTTTAGATAATTTTAGAGCAGGATTTAGACAACAGTTGAGTAATATAACAGTTGTAAGTCCAGAAGAACAAGAAGCAATAATAGCTAAGGAATCAGAAAAAATAAAAAATAATAACTAA
- a CDS encoding nucleoid-associated protein — MIINKFILHVLDKNSDIAVLNGVENSISPETDAFYQKVIRRILRDDDLRKASFENYEENEVRKLCDNIIYDESLFITSSQGIASLMFDSIKINAELDSCDLAIVLFTHKDQKCVAIIKLDYKKLYTHEIGYDEENNMVMVKMVTNDIGIQDSQKIIHAGIIGVSGVNDEWHLQVLDKVAEKEGSDSSFVSEFLNAKKVKDEKYMTKSFRNTTDNWITNAFADDIKSAEGLRSFLNYTLKEENDIDIDKFIEESKLDDHKKESFKELMEEKDLNGEFVVDKTWVEKKLKRRAIKTNTGFDIKGLLEDFEDPSKYSIKQNEDGSVNITIKNIEFYEEK, encoded by the coding sequence ATGATAATAAATAAGTTTATATTACATGTGTTAGATAAAAATTCTGATATAGCAGTTTTAAATGGAGTAGAAAACTCTATATCACCAGAAACAGATGCTTTTTATCAGAAAGTAATTAGAAGAATTTTAAGAGATGATGATTTGAGAAAAGCTAGTTTTGAAAATTATGAAGAAAATGAAGTAAGAAAATTATGCGATAATATAATTTATGATGAATCATTATTTATTACAAGTTCACAAGGAATAGCTAGTTTGATGTTCGATTCAATTAAAATAAATGCGGAATTAGATTCTTGTGATTTAGCTATAGTATTGTTTACTCACAAGGATCAAAAGTGTGTAGCGATAATAAAACTTGATTATAAAAAACTTTATACACATGAAATAGGCTATGATGAAGAAAATAATATGGTTATGGTAAAGATGGTTACCAATGATATTGGAATACAGGATTCTCAAAAAATCATACATGCTGGTATTATAGGTGTGAGTGGTGTAAATGATGAGTGGCACTTGCAGGTATTGGATAAAGTGGCAGAAAAAGAAGGTTCAGATTCAAGTTTTGTAAGTGAATTTTTAAATGCCAAAAAAGTAAAAGATGAAAAGTATATGACAAAGTCATTTAGAAATACTACAGATAATTGGATTACCAATGCATTTGCTGATGATATAAAATCAGCAGAAGGACTAAGAAGTTTTTTGAATTATACATTGAAAGAAGAAAATGATATAGATATTGATAAGTTCATTGAAGAATCAAAATTGGATGACCATAAAAAAGAAAGTTTTAAAGAATTAATGGAGGAGAAAGATTTAAATGGTGAATTTGTAGTAGATAAAACTTGGGTTGAAAAGAAGTTAAAAAGAAGAGCAATAAAGACTAATACGGGATTTGATATAAAAGGATTATTAGAAGATTTTGAAGATCCATCGAAGTATTCAATTAAACAAAATGAGGATGGAAGTGTAAATATTACAATCAAAAATATAGAATTTTATGAAGAAAAATAG
- a CDS encoding RluA family pseudouridine synthase — MEEEISVFKKEEQRWDKFVIHADKKIKLKDLLVDDLGFSIRAISKIKRQENLYVNSEKVRPSHIVEENDIVEIILDERQSDFMSQDLGVEVLYDDFDIMVMDKPPFMVVHPTKSHNLDTLANAASFVLNQKRQECKIRFINRLDMNTSGLVMIGKNAYAHHRLSSDMEKDLIDKRYIAIVKGRVKEDFGTIDEPIYRENEDTIKRIVDSRGQKSITHYKVIKRFDDASVLSIKLETGRTHQIRVHLSHIGHGIIGDELYGYVDENMINRQALHACQLEFNQPRTGKRINIKSDLPNDMKRLIEILEEVDDNK; from the coding sequence ATGGAAGAGGAAATAAGTGTGTTTAAAAAAGAAGAACAAAGATGGGACAAATTTGTAATTCATGCAGATAAAAAAATTAAATTAAAGGACTTATTAGTTGATGATTTAGGATTCTCTATTAGGGCTATTTCAAAGATAAAGAGACAAGAAAATCTATATGTAAATTCAGAAAAAGTAAGACCTAGTCACATTGTGGAAGAAAATGATATAGTAGAAATAATTTTAGATGAGAGACAATCAGATTTTATGAGCCAAGATTTAGGTGTTGAAGTATTGTATGATGATTTTGATATTATGGTAATGGACAAACCTCCATTTATGGTAGTTCATCCCACTAAGAGTCATAATTTAGATACGCTTGCAAATGCTGCATCTTTTGTATTAAATCAAAAAAGACAAGAATGCAAAATAAGATTTATAAATAGATTAGATATGAATACATCTGGACTAGTAATGATTGGTAAAAATGCATATGCCCATCACAGATTATCTAGTGATATGGAGAAAGATTTAATAGATAAGAGATATATTGCAATAGTAAAAGGAAGGGTTAAAGAAGACTTTGGAACAATAGATGAACCAATTTATAGGGAGAACGAGGACACTATAAAGAGGATTGTTGATTCAAGAGGACAAAAATCTATTACACATTACAAAGTTATAAAAAGATTTGATGATGCTAGTGTTTTATCAATTAAATTAGAGACTGGTAGAACTCATCAAATAAGAGTTCATCTATCTCATATAGGTCATGGTATAATCGGCGATGAGCTATATGGATATGTAGATGAAAATATGATTAATAGGCAGGCACTTCATGCTTGTCAGTTAGAATTTAATCAACCGAGGACAGGAAAAAGGATAAATATTAAATCCGATTTACCCAATGATATGAAAAGATTAATAGAAATACTGGAGGAAGTAGATGATAATAAATAA
- the polA gene encoding DNA polymerase I, whose product MTNKIDNNEKRLLLIDGNSIINRAFFALPPMDNGEGLHTNAIYGFMTMLFKMIENYNPSHISVAFDMKAPTFRHESYTDYKAGRKSMVSELAMQLKPLKKLLDSFGIYRQEIQGYEADDILGTVSLEGEKQGYKVFIVTGDRDAIQLASDVTTVLITKKGIGEVEEYNTQSVIERYNLTPTQFIDLKGLMGDKSDNIPGIPGIGEKTGIKLLTEYKTLEGVLENSDKLKGAQKKKVEENKEAAIMSKELATIIRSVPITYKLDDMKFGDFDEQVLIKNLQDLKFTSLISRITSFSSTNKDDQIIDIKKINSKSELETFVSSAKNYKKFAIKVFTRKDNILNKNIFKVYLAINSENIYVIEEDLIEDLKNILEDEEIEKIGYEMKEDYVAFRPYGIKIKNMAFDVSIAEYIIDSKTSTSYDIDSISNKYLYKKIKTKEELLGKGAKSIAFTDVKDEDLDDYANGIIKTVFGCIDIMKKKIKDDDMEMLYYDVEMPLVEVLADMEYVGICVDEEIVDRLGKEFDESIKSTAEKIHKLAGEEFNINSPKQLGVILFEKLELPVIKKTKTGYSTNAEVLEKLREKHEIIALITEYRSVVKLKSTYIDGIKQLINKNDGRIHSSFQQTIATTGRISSTDPNMQNIPVKTELGRQIRKVFVADRGMKLVDADYSQVELRVLAHMSGDEDMIEAFESGEDIHRKTASQVFNVEFDKVTPELRSAAKAVNFGLIYGKSDFGLAKDLNISLKKSKEYIENYFARFPKIKVFMDKIVEDAQISGYATTIFKRRRYIPEILSKNFIDKNRGKRAAMNAPIQGSAADIIKIAMVNVFNRLKEEELKSNLILQVHDELIIETYEDEIDRVKVLLKEEMENAVNLKVNLDVDLNVGDSWFETK is encoded by the coding sequence ATGACAAATAAGATAGATAATAATGAAAAACGATTATTGTTAATTGATGGGAATTCTATAATAAATAGAGCATTTTTTGCTCTTCCACCAATGGATAATGGAGAAGGACTTCATACAAATGCAATTTATGGATTCATGACAATGTTATTTAAGATGATAGAAAACTATAATCCTAGTCATATATCAGTAGCTTTTGACATGAAGGCACCTACCTTTAGACATGAATCATATACTGATTACAAAGCTGGTAGAAAATCTATGGTCAGTGAGCTTGCTATGCAATTAAAACCGTTAAAGAAATTGTTGGATTCATTTGGTATTTATAGACAAGAAATACAAGGTTATGAGGCAGATGATATATTAGGAACTGTTTCATTAGAGGGTGAGAAACAAGGATATAAAGTATTTATAGTAACAGGGGATAGAGATGCTATACAGCTTGCATCAGATGTCACTACAGTACTTATTACAAAAAAAGGTATTGGAGAGGTAGAAGAATATAATACTCAGAGTGTAATTGAAAGATATAATTTAACACCTACACAATTTATAGATTTAAAGGGATTAATGGGTGATAAATCTGATAATATACCTGGAATACCTGGTATTGGAGAGAAGACTGGAATAAAATTGTTAACTGAATATAAGACATTAGAAGGCGTGTTAGAAAACTCAGATAAGCTAAAAGGAGCTCAAAAGAAAAAGGTTGAAGAAAATAAAGAAGCGGCTATTATGAGTAAGGAGTTAGCTACTATTATTAGATCTGTTCCAATTACATATAAATTAGATGATATGAAATTTGGAGATTTTGATGAGCAGGTATTAATAAAAAATCTTCAAGATTTAAAATTTACAAGTCTTATATCTAGAATAACAAGTTTTAGTTCAACAAATAAGGACGATCAAATAATAGATATTAAAAAAATAAATTCAAAGAGTGAGCTAGAAACTTTTGTTTCTAGCGCAAAAAATTATAAAAAATTTGCTATAAAAGTTTTTACAAGAAAAGACAATATATTAAATAAAAATATTTTTAAAGTATATTTAGCGATAAATTCAGAAAATATATATGTCATAGAAGAAGATTTAATAGAAGATTTAAAAAATATACTTGAAGATGAAGAAATAGAAAAAATTGGATATGAAATGAAAGAAGATTACGTAGCTTTTAGACCATATGGAATCAAAATTAAAAATATGGCTTTTGATGTCTCAATAGCTGAATATATAATTGATTCTAAAACATCTACATCTTATGATATAGATTCTATATCTAATAAATATCTATATAAAAAGATAAAAACTAAAGAAGAATTGCTAGGAAAAGGGGCTAAATCTATTGCATTTACTGATGTTAAGGATGAGGATTTAGATGATTATGCAAATGGTATTATAAAAACAGTTTTTGGATGCATTGATATAATGAAGAAAAAAATAAAAGATGATGATATGGAAATGCTATATTATGATGTGGAAATGCCACTAGTAGAAGTCCTAGCAGATATGGAATATGTTGGAATATGTGTAGATGAAGAAATTGTTGATAGGCTAGGTAAGGAATTTGATGAATCGATAAAGTCTACAGCAGAAAAAATACATAAATTAGCAGGTGAAGAGTTTAATATAAATTCTCCAAAACAACTGGGTGTAATATTGTTTGAAAAATTAGAGCTACCTGTAATTAAAAAAACTAAGACAGGATATTCTACAAATGCAGAAGTACTAGAAAAGTTAAGAGAAAAGCATGAAATAATAGCTTTAATAACTGAATATAGAAGTGTAGTAAAATTAAAATCTACATATATTGATGGTATAAAACAATTGATAAATAAAAATGATGGAAGAATACATTCATCATTCCAACAAACAATAGCAACCACTGGTAGAATTTCATCAACGGATCCTAATATGCAAAATATACCAGTTAAAACAGAATTAGGAAGACAGATTAGAAAAGTATTTGTTGCAGATAGGGGAATGAAGCTAGTAGATGCAGACTACTCACAAGTTGAGTTAAGAGTACTTGCTCATATGAGTGGAGATGAAGATATGATTGAGGCATTTGAAAGTGGAGAGGATATTCATAGAAAAACAGCTTCTCAAGTGTTTAATGTAGAATTTGATAAAGTTACTCCTGAGCTAAGAAGTGCGGCAAAGGCTGTAAATTTTGGACTAATATATGGAAAGAGTGATTTTGGTCTAGCAAAAGATTTAAATATTTCTCTTAAAAAATCAAAAGAATATATAGAAAATTATTTTGCAAGATTTCCTAAAATAAAAGTATTTATGGATAAGATTGTGGAAGATGCACAAATAAGTGGATATGCTACAACTATATTTAAAAGAAGAAGATATATACCAGAGATATTATCAAAGAACTTCATTGACAAAAATCGTGGTAAGAGGGCAGCTATGAATGCCCCAATTCAAGGAAGTGCAGCAGACATAATAAAAATTGCTATGGTAAATGTATTTAATAGATTAAAAGAAGAAGAACTAAAATCAAATCTAATATTGCAAGTACATGATGAATTAATTATTGAGACGTACGAGGACGAAATAGACAGGGTAAAGGTATTATTAAAAGAAGAAATGGAAAATGCAGTTAATTTAAAAGTTAATTTAGATGTAGATTTAAATGTGGGTGATTCATGGTTCGAAACTAAATAA